From the Homo sapiens chromosome 1, GRCh38.p14 Primary Assembly genome, one window contains:
- the SFPQ gene encoding splicing factor, proline- and glutamine-rich isoform X1: MSRDRFRSRGGGGGGFHRRGGGGGRGGLHDFRSPPPGMGLNQNRGPMGPGPGQSGPKPPIPPPPPHQQQQQPPPQQPPPQQPPPHQPPPHPQPHQQQQPPPPPQDSSKPVVAQGPGPAPGVGSAPPASSSAPPATPPTSGAPPGSGPGPTPTPPPAVTSAPPGAPPPTPPSSGVPTTPPQAGGPPPPPAAVPGPGPGPKQGPGPGGPKGGKMPGGPKPGGGPGLSTPGGHPKPPHRGGGEPRGGRQHHPPYHQQHHQGPPPGGPGGRSEEKISDSEGFKANLSLLRRPGEKTYTQRCRLFVGNLPADITEDEFKRLFAKYGEPGEVFINKGKGFGFIKLESRALAEIAKAELDDTPMRGRQLRVRFATHAAALSVRNLSPYVSNELLEEAFSQFGPIERAVVIVDDRGRSTGKGIVEFASKPAARKAFERCSEGVFLLTTTPRPVIVEPLEQLDDEDGLPEKLAQKNPMYQKERETPPRFAQHGTFEYEYSQRWKSLDEMEKQQREQVEKNMKDAKDKLESEMEDAYHEHQANLLRQDLMRRQEELRRMEELHNQEMQKRKEMQLRQEEERRRREEEMMIRQREMEEQMRRQREESYSRMGYMDPRERDMRMGGGGAMNMGDPYGSGGQKFPPLGGGGGIGYEANPGVPPATMSGSMMGSDMRTERFGQGGAGPVGGQGPRGMGPGTPAGYGRGREEYEGPNKKPRF, translated from the exons ATGTCTCGGGATCGGTTCCGGAGTCGTGGCGGTGGCGGTGGTGGCTTCCACAGGCGTGGAGGaggcggcggccgcggcggccTCCACGACTTCCGTTCTCCGCCGCCCGGCATGGGCCTCAATCAGAATCGCGGCCCCATGGGTCCTGGCCCGGGCCAGAGCGGCCCTAAGCCTCCGATCCCGCCACCGCCTCCACACCAACAGCAGCAACAGCCACCACCGCAGCAGCCACCGCCGCAGCAGCCGCCACCGCATCAGCCGCCGCCGCATCCACAGCcgcatcagcagcagcagccgccgccaccgccgcagGACTCTTCCAAGCCCGTCGTTGCTCAGGGACCCGGCCCCGCTCCCGGAGTAGGCAGCGCACCACCAGCCTCCAGCTCGGCCCCGCCCGCCACTCCACCAACCTCGGGGGCCCCGCCAGGGTCCGGGCCAGGCCCGACTCCGACCCCGCCGCCTGCAGTCACCTCGGCCCCTCCCGGGGCGCCGCCACCCACCCCGCCAAGCAGCGGGGTCCCTACCACACCTCCTCAGGCCGGAGGCCCGCCGCCTCCGCCCGCGGCAGTCCCGGGCCCGGGTCCAGGGCCTAAGCAGGGCCCAGGTCCGGGTGGTCCCAAAGGCGGCAAAATGCCTGGCGGGCCGAAGCCAGGTGGCGGCCCGGGCCTAAGTACGCCTGGCGGCCACCCCAAGCCGCCGCATCGAGGCGGCGGGGAGCCCCGCGGGGGCCGCCAGCACCACCCGCCCTACCACCAGCAGCATCACCAGGGGCCCCCGCCCGGCGGGCCCGGCGGCCGCAGCGAGGAGAAGATCTCGGACTCGGAG GGGTTTAAAGCCAATTTGTCTCTCTTGAGGAGGCCTGGAGAGAAAACTTACACACAGCGATGTCGGTTGTTTGTTGGGAATCTACCTGCTGATATCACGGAGGATGAATTCAAAAGACTATTTGCTAAATATGGAGAACCAGGAGAAGTTTTTATCAACAAAGGCAAAGGATTCGGATTTATTAAGCTT GAATCTAGAGCTTTGGCTGAAATTGCCAAAGCCGAACTGGATGATACACCCATGAGAGGTAGACAGCTTCGAGTTCGCTTTGCCACACATGCTGCTGCCCTTTCTGTTCGTAATCTTTCACCTTATGTTTCCAATGAACTGTTGGAAGAAGCCTTTAGCCAATTTGGTCCTATTGAAAGGGCTGTTGTAATAGTGGATGATCGTGGAAGATCTACAGGGAAAGGCATTGTTGAATTTGCTTCTAAGCCAGCAGCAAGAAAGGCATTTGAACGATGCAGTGAAGGTGTTTTCTTACTGACGAC AACTCCTCGTCCAGTCATTGTGGAACCACTTGAACAACTAGATGATGAAGATGGTCTTCCTGAAAAACTTGCCCAGAAGAATCCAATGTATCAAAA GGAGAGAGAAACCCCTCCTCGTTTTGCCCAGCATGGCACGTTTGAGTACGAATATTCTCAGCGATGGAAGTCTTTGGATGAAATGGAAAAACAGCAAAGGGAACAAGttgaaaaaaacatgaaagatgCAAAAGACAAATTGGAAAGTGAAATGGAAGATGCCTATCATGAACATCAGGCAAATCTTTTGCGCCAAG ATCTGATGAGACGACAGGAAGAATTAAGACGCATGGAAGAACTTCACAATCAAGAAATGCAGAAACGTAAAGAAATGCAATTGAG GCAAGAGGAGGAACGACgtagaagagaggaagagatgaTGATTCGTCAACGTGAGATGGAAGAACAAATGAGGCGCCAAAGAGAGGAAAGTTACAGCCGAATGGGCTACATGGATCCA CGGGAAAGAGACATGCGAATGGGTGGCGGAGGAGCAATGAACATGGGAG atcCCTATGGTTCAGGAGGCCAGAAATTTCCACCTCTAGGAGGTGGTGGTGGCATAGGTTATGAAGCTAATCCTGGCGTTCCACCAGCAACCATGAGTGGTTCCATGATGGGAAGTGACATG CGTACTGAGCGCTTTGGGCAGGGAGGTGCGGGGCCTGTGGGTGGACAGGGTCCTAGAGGAATGGGGCCTGGAACTCCAGCAGGATATGGTAGAGGGAGAGAAGAGTACGAAGGCCCAAACAAAAAACCCCGATTTTAG
- the SFPQ gene encoding splicing factor, proline- and glutamine-rich isoform X3, translating into MSRDRFRSRGGGGGGFHRRGGGGGRGGLHDFRSPPPGMGLNQNRGPMGPGPGQSGPKPPIPPPPPHQQQQQPPPQQPPPQQPPPHQPPPHPQPHQQQQPPPPPQDSSKPVVAQGPGPAPGVGSAPPASSSAPPATPPTSGAPPGSGPGPTPTPPPAVTSAPPGAPPPTPPSSGVPTTPPQAGGPPPPPAAVPGPGPGPKQGPGPGGPKGGKMPGGPKPGGGPGLSTPGGHPKPPHRGGGEPRGGRQHHPPYHQQHHQGPPPGGPGGRSEEKISDSEGFKANLSLLRRPGEKTYTQRCRLFVGNLPADITEDEFKRLFAKYGEPGEVFINKGKGFGFIKLESRALAEIAKAELDDTPMRGRQLRVRFATHAAALSVRNLSPYVSNELLEEAFSQFGPIERAVVIVDDRGRSTGKGIVEFASKPAARKAFERCSEGVFLLTTTPRPVIVEPLEQLDDEDGLPEKLAQKNPMYQKERETPPRFAQHGTFEYEYSQRWKSLDEMEKQQREQVEKNMKDAKDKLESEMEDAYHEHQANLLRQDLMRRQEELRRMEELHNQEMQKRKEMQLRQEEERRRREEEMMIRQREMEEQMRRQREESYSRMGYMDPRERDMRMGGGGAMNMGDPYGSGGQKFPPLGGGGGIGYEANPGVPPATMSGSMMGSDMVRMIDVG; encoded by the exons ATGTCTCGGGATCGGTTCCGGAGTCGTGGCGGTGGCGGTGGTGGCTTCCACAGGCGTGGAGGaggcggcggccgcggcggccTCCACGACTTCCGTTCTCCGCCGCCCGGCATGGGCCTCAATCAGAATCGCGGCCCCATGGGTCCTGGCCCGGGCCAGAGCGGCCCTAAGCCTCCGATCCCGCCACCGCCTCCACACCAACAGCAGCAACAGCCACCACCGCAGCAGCCACCGCCGCAGCAGCCGCCACCGCATCAGCCGCCGCCGCATCCACAGCcgcatcagcagcagcagccgccgccaccgccgcagGACTCTTCCAAGCCCGTCGTTGCTCAGGGACCCGGCCCCGCTCCCGGAGTAGGCAGCGCACCACCAGCCTCCAGCTCGGCCCCGCCCGCCACTCCACCAACCTCGGGGGCCCCGCCAGGGTCCGGGCCAGGCCCGACTCCGACCCCGCCGCCTGCAGTCACCTCGGCCCCTCCCGGGGCGCCGCCACCCACCCCGCCAAGCAGCGGGGTCCCTACCACACCTCCTCAGGCCGGAGGCCCGCCGCCTCCGCCCGCGGCAGTCCCGGGCCCGGGTCCAGGGCCTAAGCAGGGCCCAGGTCCGGGTGGTCCCAAAGGCGGCAAAATGCCTGGCGGGCCGAAGCCAGGTGGCGGCCCGGGCCTAAGTACGCCTGGCGGCCACCCCAAGCCGCCGCATCGAGGCGGCGGGGAGCCCCGCGGGGGCCGCCAGCACCACCCGCCCTACCACCAGCAGCATCACCAGGGGCCCCCGCCCGGCGGGCCCGGCGGCCGCAGCGAGGAGAAGATCTCGGACTCGGAG GGGTTTAAAGCCAATTTGTCTCTCTTGAGGAGGCCTGGAGAGAAAACTTACACACAGCGATGTCGGTTGTTTGTTGGGAATCTACCTGCTGATATCACGGAGGATGAATTCAAAAGACTATTTGCTAAATATGGAGAACCAGGAGAAGTTTTTATCAACAAAGGCAAAGGATTCGGATTTATTAAGCTT GAATCTAGAGCTTTGGCTGAAATTGCCAAAGCCGAACTGGATGATACACCCATGAGAGGTAGACAGCTTCGAGTTCGCTTTGCCACACATGCTGCTGCCCTTTCTGTTCGTAATCTTTCACCTTATGTTTCCAATGAACTGTTGGAAGAAGCCTTTAGCCAATTTGGTCCTATTGAAAGGGCTGTTGTAATAGTGGATGATCGTGGAAGATCTACAGGGAAAGGCATTGTTGAATTTGCTTCTAAGCCAGCAGCAAGAAAGGCATTTGAACGATGCAGTGAAGGTGTTTTCTTACTGACGAC AACTCCTCGTCCAGTCATTGTGGAACCACTTGAACAACTAGATGATGAAGATGGTCTTCCTGAAAAACTTGCCCAGAAGAATCCAATGTATCAAAA GGAGAGAGAAACCCCTCCTCGTTTTGCCCAGCATGGCACGTTTGAGTACGAATATTCTCAGCGATGGAAGTCTTTGGATGAAATGGAAAAACAGCAAAGGGAACAAGttgaaaaaaacatgaaagatgCAAAAGACAAATTGGAAAGTGAAATGGAAGATGCCTATCATGAACATCAGGCAAATCTTTTGCGCCAAG ATCTGATGAGACGACAGGAAGAATTAAGACGCATGGAAGAACTTCACAATCAAGAAATGCAGAAACGTAAAGAAATGCAATTGAG GCAAGAGGAGGAACGACgtagaagagaggaagagatgaTGATTCGTCAACGTGAGATGGAAGAACAAATGAGGCGCCAAAGAGAGGAAAGTTACAGCCGAATGGGCTACATGGATCCA CGGGAAAGAGACATGCGAATGGGTGGCGGAGGAGCAATGAACATGGGAG atcCCTATGGTTCAGGAGGCCAGAAATTTCCACCTCTAGGAGGTGGTGGTGGCATAGGTTATGAAGCTAATCCTGGCGTTCCACCAGCAACCATGAGTGGTTCCATGATGGGAAGTGACATG GTAAGAATGATTGATGTTGGCTGA
- the SFPQ gene encoding splicing factor, proline- and glutamine-rich isoform X2, with amino-acid sequence MSRDRFRSRGGGGGGFHRRGGGGGRGGLHDFRSPPPGMGLNQNRGPMGPGPGQSGPKPPIPPPPPHQQQQQPPPQQPPPQQPPPHQPPPHPQPHQQQQPPPPPQDSSKPVVAQGPGPAPGVGSAPPASSSAPPATPPTSGAPPGSGPGPTPTPPPAVTSAPPGAPPPTPPSSGVPTTPPQAGGPPPPPAAVPGPGPGPKQGPGPGGPKGGKMPGGPKPGGGPGLSTPGGHPKPPHRGGGEPRGGRQHHPPYHQQHHQGPPPGGPGGRSEEKISDSEGFKANLSLLRRPGEKTYTQRCRLFVGNLPADITEDEFKRLFAKYGEPGEVFINKGKGFGFIKLESRALAEIAKAELDDTPMRGRQLRVRFATHAAALSVRNLSPYVSNELLEEAFSQFGPIERAVVIVDDRGRSTGKGIVEFASKPAARKAFERCSEGVFLLTTTPRPVIVEPLEQLDDEDGLPEKLAQKNPMYQKERETPPRFAQHGTFEYEYSQRWKSLDEMEKQQREQVEKNMKDAKDKLESEMEDAYHEHQANLLRQDLMRRQEELRRMEELHNQEMQKRKEMQLRQEEERRRREEEMMIRQREMEEQMRRQREESYSRMGYMDPRERDMRMGGGGAMNMGDPYGSGGQKFPPLGGGGGIGYEANPGVPPATMSGSMMGSDMVMYPVGRSTKEILIFTT; translated from the exons ATGTCTCGGGATCGGTTCCGGAGTCGTGGCGGTGGCGGTGGTGGCTTCCACAGGCGTGGAGGaggcggcggccgcggcggccTCCACGACTTCCGTTCTCCGCCGCCCGGCATGGGCCTCAATCAGAATCGCGGCCCCATGGGTCCTGGCCCGGGCCAGAGCGGCCCTAAGCCTCCGATCCCGCCACCGCCTCCACACCAACAGCAGCAACAGCCACCACCGCAGCAGCCACCGCCGCAGCAGCCGCCACCGCATCAGCCGCCGCCGCATCCACAGCcgcatcagcagcagcagccgccgccaccgccgcagGACTCTTCCAAGCCCGTCGTTGCTCAGGGACCCGGCCCCGCTCCCGGAGTAGGCAGCGCACCACCAGCCTCCAGCTCGGCCCCGCCCGCCACTCCACCAACCTCGGGGGCCCCGCCAGGGTCCGGGCCAGGCCCGACTCCGACCCCGCCGCCTGCAGTCACCTCGGCCCCTCCCGGGGCGCCGCCACCCACCCCGCCAAGCAGCGGGGTCCCTACCACACCTCCTCAGGCCGGAGGCCCGCCGCCTCCGCCCGCGGCAGTCCCGGGCCCGGGTCCAGGGCCTAAGCAGGGCCCAGGTCCGGGTGGTCCCAAAGGCGGCAAAATGCCTGGCGGGCCGAAGCCAGGTGGCGGCCCGGGCCTAAGTACGCCTGGCGGCCACCCCAAGCCGCCGCATCGAGGCGGCGGGGAGCCCCGCGGGGGCCGCCAGCACCACCCGCCCTACCACCAGCAGCATCACCAGGGGCCCCCGCCCGGCGGGCCCGGCGGCCGCAGCGAGGAGAAGATCTCGGACTCGGAG GGGTTTAAAGCCAATTTGTCTCTCTTGAGGAGGCCTGGAGAGAAAACTTACACACAGCGATGTCGGTTGTTTGTTGGGAATCTACCTGCTGATATCACGGAGGATGAATTCAAAAGACTATTTGCTAAATATGGAGAACCAGGAGAAGTTTTTATCAACAAAGGCAAAGGATTCGGATTTATTAAGCTT GAATCTAGAGCTTTGGCTGAAATTGCCAAAGCCGAACTGGATGATACACCCATGAGAGGTAGACAGCTTCGAGTTCGCTTTGCCACACATGCTGCTGCCCTTTCTGTTCGTAATCTTTCACCTTATGTTTCCAATGAACTGTTGGAAGAAGCCTTTAGCCAATTTGGTCCTATTGAAAGGGCTGTTGTAATAGTGGATGATCGTGGAAGATCTACAGGGAAAGGCATTGTTGAATTTGCTTCTAAGCCAGCAGCAAGAAAGGCATTTGAACGATGCAGTGAAGGTGTTTTCTTACTGACGAC AACTCCTCGTCCAGTCATTGTGGAACCACTTGAACAACTAGATGATGAAGATGGTCTTCCTGAAAAACTTGCCCAGAAGAATCCAATGTATCAAAA GGAGAGAGAAACCCCTCCTCGTTTTGCCCAGCATGGCACGTTTGAGTACGAATATTCTCAGCGATGGAAGTCTTTGGATGAAATGGAAAAACAGCAAAGGGAACAAGttgaaaaaaacatgaaagatgCAAAAGACAAATTGGAAAGTGAAATGGAAGATGCCTATCATGAACATCAGGCAAATCTTTTGCGCCAAG ATCTGATGAGACGACAGGAAGAATTAAGACGCATGGAAGAACTTCACAATCAAGAAATGCAGAAACGTAAAGAAATGCAATTGAG GCAAGAGGAGGAACGACgtagaagagaggaagagatgaTGATTCGTCAACGTGAGATGGAAGAACAAATGAGGCGCCAAAGAGAGGAAAGTTACAGCCGAATGGGCTACATGGATCCA CGGGAAAGAGACATGCGAATGGGTGGCGGAGGAGCAATGAACATGGGAG atcCCTATGGTTCAGGAGGCCAGAAATTTCCACCTCTAGGAGGTGGTGGTGGCATAGGTTATGAAGCTAATCCTGGCGTTCCACCAGCAACCATGAGTGGTTCCATGATGGGAAGTGACATGGTAATGTATCCTGTGGGACGTAGTACCAAGGAAATTCTCATTTTCACAACTTag